TGCGATGCATGAGCCGAGAGACGTAGGTCATGCTCACGTCCTTGAGGCGCAACTCCTCCTGGGTGAGGATGCGCACTCCGCGCGAGCGCGTGCTCTGGTGCCCCTCGAAGCTGTAGTTGACCTCTTCAAGTCCGTATTTTTCGGCCATCTCGCCGAAAACCTGCTCCGCTCCGTTGGCGCCGCCGCTGTACAGGATACATTCACTCGGGTTCAAACGCATCTCTCGGACTCCTTGGCAGGGTTGTATGGTCTATCCCGCCGGGTAGCACAGGACGCCCACGAGGGCAACAATCGCGGGCACTGAGCGAGTTGGTCGCGGCGTTCGACAATGAAGTGGGGTAAACCCTACCTTGCCGCGTGACCGCACCGCGTCTATACAAACGGACGTCTTGCGGAAGTCCCGCAAAGGGGTGTATTCGACTGGTCTTTTCAAGCCCGATCCGGCGGGCGGAAGCGCACGGCGAATGTTCTCCAGGCTGAACGCGGCGCCGGAACATTCCCAGTCACGAGGCGAGGAGGGACGACCCCCGCATGATAGCTATTGTCGGTATATTCGTAGTCCTGGGCTGCGTTGTGGGCGGCTTCCTGCTGGAAGGCGGCCACCTCGGCATCCTCATCCAGCCCATTGAAGCCCTGATCATCGGCGGCGCAGCCCTGGGCTCGTTCCTGATCGCCTCGCCCATGAGCGTGGTCAAGGACGTCTTCTCCCACATCCTCAAGATCTTCACGGCCAAGGAGAAGAGCAAGAAGGACTACCTGGAGCTCCTCTCCGTGATGTTCGGCCTGTTCAGCGAGGCCAGACGCGGCGGCGCGGTGGCCATGGACCAGCACATCAACAAGCCCGACCAGAGCAAGATCTTCACCAAGTATCCGGGCGTGCTCAAGGACAAGGCCGTCACCCGCTTTCTGTGCGACAACCTGAAAGTGGTGCTCTCCGGCAACATCGAGCACCACTTCATGGACGCGCTCATGGACTTCGACATCTCCACCCGGCATCACCACCACCTCATCCCCTCGCAGAGCGTGACCAAGATCGCCGACTCCCTGCCGGGTCTGGGCATCGTGGCCGCGGTGCTCGGCGTGGTGCTGACCATGGGCAAGCTCGACCAGCCGCCCGAGGTCCTCGGCCACTCCATCGGCTCCGCCCTGCTCGGCACGTTCCTCGGCGTGCTCCTGTGCTACGGCTTCGTCGGCCCCATGGCCTCGAGCCTGGAGCACATGGCGGCGGCCAAGCAGACCCAGCTCAAGGTGGTGAAATCGGCCCTCTCGGCCTACCTCATGGGACTCGCGCCCATCCTGGCCGTGGAGGCCGGGCGGCGCGCCATCCCCGGGCACGTGCAACCCACCTTCGAGGAGCTCGAGGAGGCCATGAAGGGTGCCTAGCCAGGCGGACAAGAACCGCCTCTACATCGTGCGCCAGGAAGAGGCCGGCCACGGGGGGCATCACGGCGGCAGCTGGAAGGTTGCCTATGCCGACTTCGTCACCGCGCTCATGGCCCTGTTCCTGCTCCTGTGGCTGCTCCTGGCCCTGAAGCCGCAGCAGAAGAAACAGCTCGCGAGCTTCTTCCAGGACCCGGACGCCTTCCACGAGGCGACGGTCTCCCAGGGAGCGCCGGTTCCCTCGGCCCAGCCCGCACGCTCGGACTTCACCGCCACGACGCGCCAGAAGCAGCTGCTGCGCGACATCTCCGACCGGCTGCGCGACTTCGTGACCAAGGATCCGGACATGGCCCGGGCGACGAGCATCACTTCCGAGAGCGGCGGCATCCTGATCCGCATGGGCGCCTCGCTGCTCTTCACGCCCGGAACCAGCCAACTGACGGCCGAGGCGCCGCACGTGCTCCAGGAAGTGGCCTCGATCCTGAAGGAAAAGGACGTGGTCCTGCAGGTCCGGGGACACACGGACGACAGCGAGTCCACGAGCGGACTCTACCACTCGCGATGGGAGCTCTCCACTGCGCGCGCGGCCAGCGTGGTCAGCATGCTCATAAGCCGTTTCGGGATAGATCCCAGGCGACTGGAGGCCATCGGCTACGCCGACACCCAGCCTCTGGTGCCCAACGACACCCCAGAAAACAGGGCCCGCAACAGGCGCGTGGAATTCTTCTTCGCCATCAGCGGCACCACGGGCGACGAGGCCCCGGCCGTGGCGTTGCCGCCGTCCTAGTCGGCCGGATCTGCCGGAGCGGAAGCGCTCTCGGCCATGCCGCACTCCCCGATCTCTTCGTGCAGTCTGGGGTCGACCGCGTTCGCGATCTCGGCCAGCAGGCGGTCCATGCGCAGTCCGAGTGAAATCGCTCTTTTCTCGGCGCGGCTCACCCTGTCCTTCTCGTCGCACCAGCGCGTCAGATCGGCGATGCCGTACTTCTCCACGTTGAGGAAATTCACGATCTTGTCCTGGGCGTCGCCCGAGCCCTCGCAGACGACGCGCAGCCCGAGGAAGACGCGCTCGTCTGTCTGGCGCGCGGCCTGAACCGTGCAGCCGAGCAGCAGGACGAAGGGCTCGTCAGCGGGATCGAGAGGGCTCGAAAGCTTCATGTACAGGAGCACGGCATGGGATTGGAGGTCTGCCGGGAAATGGCGGCAGGCGCGGCGGAAGGAGATGCCCACACCCTCGGCCGAGATGTTGTCCAGATGAAGCGAGCAGTTCACGCGCCCCAGAAGCAGGTTCGGCAGGCCGAGCTCGCTGATGTGGATGGCCTGGGGGCACGGCAAGGGATAAAACCAGGCAGCCAGCTCGTAGACGTCTCCATCCTCGATGTCTATGCGGAAACTGTTGCGCATGTCCCCTCCTCCCCTGTGCAGGCGGCTCTCTCGTGCGTCCAGGCGGCTATTTCGAGGAGTCGACCAGTGAATAGTAGATTTCGATGCGCCTGTTGAGGGCCCGGTTCTCGTCGCTGGTATTGGGCACGAGGGGCCTCGAGTCGCCGAGCCCGACCGCCTCGTAGTGCACCGGAGGCAGCGTG
Above is a genomic segment from Desulfovibrio sp. X2 containing:
- the motA gene encoding flagellar motor stator protein MotA, which gives rise to MIAIVGIFVVLGCVVGGFLLEGGHLGILIQPIEALIIGGAALGSFLIASPMSVVKDVFSHILKIFTAKEKSKKDYLELLSVMFGLFSEARRGGAVAMDQHINKPDQSKIFTKYPGVLKDKAVTRFLCDNLKVVLSGNIEHHFMDALMDFDISTRHHHHLIPSQSVTKIADSLPGLGIVAAVLGVVLTMGKLDQPPEVLGHSIGSALLGTFLGVLLCYGFVGPMASSLEHMAAAKQTQLKVVKSALSAYLMGLAPILAVEAGRRAIPGHVQPTFEELEEAMKGA
- a CDS encoding flagellar motor protein MotB, producing the protein MPSQADKNRLYIVRQEEAGHGGHHGGSWKVAYADFVTALMALFLLLWLLLALKPQQKKQLASFFQDPDAFHEATVSQGAPVPSAQPARSDFTATTRQKQLLRDISDRLRDFVTKDPDMARATSITSESGGILIRMGASLLFTPGTSQLTAEAPHVLQEVASILKEKDVVLQVRGHTDDSESTSGLYHSRWELSTARAASVVSMLISRFGIDPRRLEAIGYADTQPLVPNDTPENRARNRRVEFFFAISGTTGDEAPAVALPPS